The proteins below come from a single Drosophila suzukii chromosome X, CBGP_Dsuzu_IsoJpt1.0, whole genome shotgun sequence genomic window:
- the spdi gene encoding cytospin-A isoform X1: protein MIKLKSLFRRGQGTSSSNSSNSSHKQQQHSSNNNRQKSQSSTSLNTAHEQQQQQQQQQQQQPQQQQPQQQQHNNTAATTTKFYAHQEAASYERGVDVGDEEALLLTNQQQQQRRQQQQQQQHYHQQQQQLQSNTLPQKKSKLKGQKQPKQLPVQQQHSNAPEPQQQHQQQQQQPLMTSLAAVPQAAATGNSSSSNINNNNALAALQDGGAAAAAAADFYQQLAAAATATATSANGSNTSADSPANAFPAAAAAVAVAAVAASSYQQQQQQQQQQQQQQQQQQLINSEQQQQQLLEANNKMQELHKQLERLGSEQLQLETRITELLPYQSEVAKLKGDLVKMQSLQEKTQMEIGNLKYENESLRNRLRDVVNSPLSDAEKHQIIQDSQRLHSSAPASIALPSTNDAHDGTPCLTPDWDKQSSSSEISVACLQDKIIQMEETHYSTNEELQATLQELADLQTQLTDTQTENVRLAEDKDVLFQSLCRQTEKLNESRTQISTLKELLLRDTKQAASEVSASEREQKLLDLIKTSQEEREAVLLKQEEMGAELAELKQAREAGQQEQQRQRERIALLDSQLDAANAERRQGEAQFSQAKEEISQRAIEISRLSTLLENARSKIEELEADLARGDKTDLSDVLDVARKEKDALEERVAELQDQCSRSQAELRRLREQLSGLTEECKVAKNNAKCAVSHLEYRLEQLQRDKDKIAGEWQALEERVAELQVQCKCHQEDKAQLQSLLSETQRHLGDVQLQLGEAECRLDQEMQLRRKEAEEWQQFQADLLMTVRVANDFKTEALSAREQLVLDNKTQKEKIRLLEQQLEKLTKQPELQQSETPQSVLSTVQREMEMATRRSKLSFSRQDSRLSVKTLIESIENNKAQGKADEAESHYSSTSSLNSGTPELGTTPIIFPPSSDWHESLRLPVLQSSNLHVNVGNQAGTGTGATIPAGNAGGGGSASTTKATLPLRDQQQQQQTAMTTPQSQIQSQNQIQNVSQPSTPATPSSAGSSSSSGLPFGNVSKSFIGGERKDPLNMLAKNGGSKRNALLKWCQNKTVGYRNIDITNFSSSWNDGLAFCAILHSYLPDRIPYDQLSPANKRRNFSLAFAAAESVGIGTTLNINDMCQIERPDWMQVMSYVTAIYKYFET, encoded by the exons ATGATCAAACTGAAATCCTTGTTCCGCAGAGGACAGGGCACCTCCAGCTCGAACTCCTCCAATTCGTCGcacaagcagcagcagcactcCTCCAACAACAATCGCCAGAAGTCGCAGTCGAGCACTTCATTGAATACCGCCcacgagcagcagcagcagcagcaacaacaacagcagcagcagccgcagcaacagcaaccacagcagcagcaacacaacaacaccgcagcaacaacaacaaagttcTACGCCCACCAGGAGGCGGCCAGCTACGAAAGGGGCGTGGATGTGGGCGACGAGGAGGCGCTGCTGCTGACCaaccaacagcagcaacagcggcgacaacagcagcagcaacagcaacactatcaccagcagcaacag CAACTACAGAGCAACACCTTGCCCCAAAAGAAATCAAAGCTCAAGGGACAAAAGCAGCCAAAACAATTGCCagtgcaacagcaacacaGCAATGCACCTGagccacagcagcaacaccaacagcaacagcagcaaccaCTGATGACTTCCCTGGCAGCCGTGCCGCAGGCAGCAGCAAccggcaacagcagcagcagcaacatcaacaatAACAACGCATTGGCCGCACTGCAAGATGGTGGcgctgctgccgccgctgcAGCCGATTTCTACCAGCAActagctgcagcagcaacggcaacagcaacatcggcCAACGGCAGCAACACCAGTGCCGACAGTCCGGCCAACGCTTTtcccgcagcagcagcagccgttGCTGTTGCCGCTGTGGCAGCCAGCAGCTatcagcaacaacaacagcagcagcagcagcaacaacaacaacaacagcagcagcaactcaTCAACAGcgaacagcaacaacagcaactcTTAGAG GCTAACAACAAAATGCAGGAGCTGCACAAGCAGCTGGAGAGATTGGGAAGCGAGCAACTGCAGCTGGAGACACGCATCACGGAGCTCCTGCCATACCAAAGCGAGGTGGCCAAACTGAAGGGCGATCTGGTTAAGATGCAG AGTCTACAGGAAAAGACCCAGATGGAGATCGGCAACCTGAAATACGAGAACGAATCTCTGCGCAATCGGCTGCGGGACGTTGTGAACTCGCCGCTGTCGGATGCGGAGAAGCACCAGATCATCCAAGACTCGCAGCGGCTGCACAGCTCGGCGCCCGCCTCGATAGCCCTGCCCAGT ACAAACGATGCGCATGATGGCACACCCTGCCTCACGCCCGACTGGGATAAACAGTCATCCTCCAGCGAGATCTCTGTAGCCTGCCTGCAGGACAAGATCATTCAGATGGAGGAGACGCACTACTCCACCAACGAGGAGCTACAGGCCACGCTGCAGGAGTTGGCCGACCTGCAAACCCAGCTGACGGACACGCAGACGGAGAACGTGCGCCTCGCCGAGGACAAGGATGTGCTCTTCCAGTCGCTTTGCCGGCAGACCGAGAAGCTGAATGAATCGCGAACGCAGATCAGCACACTGAAAGAGCTGCTTCTGCGGGACACGAAGCAGGCGGCCTCCGAAGTCAGTGCCTCGGAGCGGGAGCAGAAGCTTCTGGATCTAATCAAGACATCGCAGGAGGAGCGCGAGGCCGTTCTGCTCAAGCAGGAAGAAATGGGCGCCGAACTGGCAGAGCTGAAGCAGGCGCGGGAAGCTGgccagcaggagcagcagcgcCAGAGGGAGCGGATCGCCCTGTTGGACTCTCAGTTGGACGCAGCCAATGCGGAGCGGCGGCAGGGAGAGGCACAGTTCTCGCAGGCCAAGGAGGAGATCTCGCAGCGGGCCATTGAAATCAGTCGGTTGAGTACTCTGCTGGAGAATGCTCGCTCCAAAATCGAGGAGCTGGAAGCAGATTTGGCCAGGGGCGACAAGACGGACCTGAGCGACGTGCTGGATGTGGCCAGAAAGGAGAAGGATGCCCTGGAGGAGCGGGTGGCCGAGCTGCAGGATCAGTGCTCGCGTAGTCAAGCCGAGCTAAGACGGCTACGCGAGCAGCTATCCGGCCTGACCGAGGAGTGCAAGGTGGCCAAGAACAATGCCAAGTGCGCCGTCTCCCACCTCGAATATCGCCTGGAGCAGCTGCAACGCGACAAGGACAAGATAGCCGGCGAATGGCAGGCGCTGGAGGAACGCGTGGCCGAACTGCAGGTGCAGTGCAAGTGCCACCAGGAGGACAAGGCCCAGCTGCAGTCCCTGCTGAGCGAAACGCAGCGCCACCTGGGCGATGTCCAACTACAGCTGGGCGAGGCGGAGTGCCGGCTCGACCAGGAGATGCAGCTGCGACGGAAGGAGGCCGAAGAGTGGCAGCAGTTCCAGGCCGATCTCCTGATGACCGTGCGCGTGGCCAACGACTTCAAGACTGAGGCGCTCAGCGCCCGGGAGCAGCTCGTGCTCGACAACAAGACGCAGAAGGAGAAGATCAGGCTGCTGGAGCAGCAGCTCGAGAAGCTCACCAAGCAGC CAGAACTGCAGCAGTCGGAGACTCCGCAGTCGGTGCTGTCCACGGTCCAGCGTGAGATGGAGATGGCCACGCGGCGCAGCAAGCTGAGCTTCAGCCGACAGGACTCGCGACTCTCCGTCAAAACGCTTATCGAGAGCATCGAGAATAACAAGGCG CAGGGCAAAGCCGACGAGGCGGAATCCCACTACAGCTCCACGTCCAGCCTAAACAGCGGCACTCCGGAGCTGGGTACCACGCCCATTATCTTTCCCCCCTCCAGTGATTGGCATGAAAGC CTTCGCCTGCCTGTGCTGCAGAGCAGCAATCTGCATGTGAACGTGGGCAATCAAGCAGGCACTGGAACAGGAGCGACTATTCCAGCTGGCAacgcaggaggaggaggatcaGCTAGCACTACCAAAGCCACATTGCCGCTGCGCgatcaacagcagcagcagcagactGCGATGACTACGCCCCAGAGCCAGATTCAGTCCCAGAATCAGATCCAGAATGTTTCCCAGCCCTCGACGCCGGCCACGCCCAGCAGTGcgggcagcagcagcagcagtgggCTGCCCTTTGGCAATGTCTCAAAGTCCTTCATTGGCG gGGAACGCAAGGATCCGCTGAACATGCTGGCCAAGAATGGAGGCTCCAAGCGCAACGCCCTGCTGAAGTGGTGCCAGAACAAGACAGTGGGCTATCGCAACATTGACATCACCAACTTCAGTTCCTCGTGGAACGATGGCCTGGCCTTCTGTGCGATCCTGCACTCATATCTGCCGGATCGTATTCCATACGATCAACTGAGTCCGGCCAACAAGAGGCGCAACTTTTCGCTGGCATTTGCGGCTGCCGAGTCCGTGGGAATTGGCACCACCCTG AACATCAATGATATGTGTCAGATCGAACGACCCGACTGGATGCAGGTGATGTCCTATGTGACGGCTATCTACAAGTACTTTGAGACCTAG